A region from the Aegilops tauschii subsp. strangulata cultivar AL8/78 chromosome 5, Aet v6.0, whole genome shotgun sequence genome encodes:
- the LOC109783683 gene encoding uncharacterized protein, whose product MEAMTAKGGPKPVPNYLRPSTGSCHDACKHGGHHAFEEKQAPRAQPKPRKKQQPSASDEQKRRLVKVRSVSRRRVGDFSKPDKADTPAGGSEIVVEWKDIVAYDAAPVPVPAPAPAPADGPSHQQPDGRKKSDVMKGKTPFAKTTHPEAPVKNPTESLNKRLAKTVRSTLTRKASIKKPQAAANSSPSDKKGAGKPPKAKKSATLPVENKEIVQGGATNDVKQGKSLYPPDQEEHVSNAESSRPIPAHRRAKSMSISSRSVRFPFSRQPSNNSATFKLRSKSSKAPILPSEQDKPTRLRFRKGRAAGEGSSGGIQLRARSLRRRGSGISGSATGFMVPEVTLRHQKTLERKKSRRLSNNLIEETASRLAKSRKSRVKSLVGAFETLFSKIGK is encoded by the coding sequence ATGGAGGCCATGACTGCAAAAGGCGGCCCGAAGCCCGTCCCCAACTATCTTCGGCCATCAACCGGGTCGTGCCACGATGCATGCAAGCACGGCGGGCATCACGCGTTCGAGGAGAAACAAGCTCCAAGGGCCCAACCCAAACCCCGGAAGAAGCAGCAGCCGTCAGCTTCAGATGAACAGAAGAGAAGGCTGGTCAAGGTACGGTCGGTGTCACGCAGGCGTGTCGGAGATTTCAGCAAACCCGACAAGGCCGATACGCCGGCCGGTGGGAGCGAGATTGTTGTCGAGTGGAAGGACATCGTGGCCTACGATGCAGCGCCAGTGCCAGTTCCAGCTCCAGCTCCAGCTCCAGCCGATGGACCATCTCATCAACAACCTGATGGGAGGAAGAAGAGTGATGTGATGAAGGGGAAAACACCATTTGCCAAGACCACCCATCCGGAGGCTCCTGTCAAGAACCCAACCGAATCACTGAACAAGAGGCTGGCTAAGACCGTCAGGTCGACGCTCACCAGGAAGGCCTCCATCAAGAAGCCTCAAGCCGCCGCTAACAGTTCACCTTCTGACAAGAAGGGGGCTGGCAAGCCTCCGAAAGCCAAGAAATCCGCGACATTGCCCGTCGAAAACAAGGAAATTGTCCAGGGTGGCGCAACTAATGATGTTAAACAGGGGAAGTCACTCTACCCTCCCGACCAAGAAGAGCATGTGTCCAATGCTGAATCAAGCAGGCCCATCCCGGCACATCGGAGGGCCAAGAGCATGAGTATCAGCAGCCGATCGGTGCGCTTTCCGTTCAGCCGACAACCGAGCAACAACTCGGCCACCTTCAAGCTGCGCTCCAAGAGCAGCAAGGCGCCCATCCTCCCATCCGAACAAGACAAGCCCACGCGGCTCAGATTCAGAAAGGGGAGAGCAGCCGGCGAGGGGTCCAGCGGCGGCATCCAGCTCAGGGCCAGGAGCCTGCGGAGGCGAGGGAGCGGCATCTCAGGCAGCGCAACAGGCTTCATGGTGCCAGAGGTGACGCTGAGGCACCAAAAGACGCTGGAGAGGAAGAAGAGCCGGAGGCTGTCCAACAACCTGATCGAGGAGACGGCGAGCAGGCTGGCCAAGAGCAGGAAGAGCAGGGTCAAGTCCCTTGTTGGGGCTTTTGAAACTCTTTTCTCCAAGATCGGAAAGTAG